One window of Sporocytophaga myxococcoides genomic DNA carries:
- the ribD gene encoding bifunctional diaminohydroxyphosphoribosylaminopyrimidine deaminase/5-amino-6-(5-phosphoribosylamino)uracil reductase RibD — protein MRRAFDLAANGRGKVSPNPMVGCVIVKDEVVIGEGWHMEYGGPHAEVNAISSVSDKNMLDGADIYVTLEPCAHYGKTPPCAELLIKYPFRKVIIANTDPNPLVAGKGIQLLRDHGMEVATGILSAYGDKLNARFFTFIQKKRPYIILKWAETSDGFVARNDYSSKWISGKISRKLVHKWRTEEDAIAVGKNTALYDNPQLNTRNWPGKNPVRVSIDRNLELPSNLNLFDGSQKTFCYNLFKDEESNNVTYIKLPEENFIRALLDDLHRRKIQSIIIEGGSVLLNLFISEGLYDEIRIFKSPHSFENGIPAPGMRGKPEDIIKIEEDELWVYYKR, from the coding sequence ATGCGACGTGCTTTCGACCTTGCAGCAAATGGTCGTGGAAAGGTTAGCCCCAATCCGATGGTTGGATGTGTAATTGTAAAAGACGAAGTCGTGATTGGAGAAGGCTGGCATATGGAATATGGAGGACCACATGCTGAAGTAAATGCCATCTCATCTGTTTCTGACAAAAACATGCTTGACGGAGCTGATATTTACGTGACACTTGAGCCGTGTGCACACTATGGGAAAACACCTCCTTGTGCGGAATTGCTAATTAAATATCCTTTCAGGAAAGTCATTATTGCCAATACGGATCCTAACCCACTAGTTGCAGGTAAAGGAATTCAATTACTGAGGGATCATGGGATGGAAGTGGCAACTGGTATATTAAGTGCATATGGAGACAAGCTGAATGCTCGTTTTTTTACATTTATTCAGAAAAAAAGACCTTATATAATCCTGAAATGGGCAGAAACTTCTGATGGCTTCGTCGCGCGCAACGATTATTCATCCAAATGGATAAGCGGAAAGATTTCAAGGAAGTTGGTACACAAATGGAGAACAGAGGAGGACGCTATTGCGGTTGGGAAAAATACGGCATTGTATGACAATCCTCAACTAAATACCCGCAACTGGCCCGGCAAAAATCCGGTAAGAGTTTCTATTGACCGAAATCTTGAATTGCCTTCCAATCTTAACTTATTCGATGGCTCTCAAAAAACTTTCTGTTATAATCTTTTTAAAGATGAAGAAAGCAACAATGTCACCTACATAAAACTTCCTGAAGAGAATTTTATACGAGCTTTGCTTGACGATCTGCATAGACGTAAAATTCAATCGATTATTATTGAAGGAGGTTCTGTTCTTTTAAATCTGTTCATTTCAGAGGGACTTTATGATGAAATTAGAATATTTAAGTCTCCACATTCGTTTGAAAATGGTATACCTGCTCCGGGTATGAGAGGCAAACCTGAAGATATAATTAAGATTGAGGAAGATGAACTTTGGGTTTATTATAAAAGATAA
- a CDS encoding AAA domain-containing protein translates to MQQVLKSYLKKLTNLTGQNKSLLMLRLTASDLDLHDLDFVYQKPSFDILGQLIAGKTEINLCEIADSRNEKINEASSRLKKIQRQDALVFEERGAKDLYVGYPFVKGKLLDGTLVRCPLLFFPVNILHNGFTWKLEFRKDLNISFNKSLLLAYIHFNKIALSDELIEEDFDDFSRDPLAFRTALYELLKESPISLNFNQDLMADKLTSFKEYTREDFEENHFNGELKLFPEAVLGMFPQAGSYLVPDYECIIDRNEFKDLNSFFDTKANVSDELPVSNGIKIKIKEEQTFTPFPLDGSQENAIKTVKSGRSVVVQGPPGTGKSQFICNLICDFIARRKKVLLVSQKRAALDVVYERLRQTGIESFLCLVHDFKNDRKTIYSKIESQIDRLDEYKVENSSLDAMSLERNFLQISRRIDQVSEELESYKKALFDEKEFGISVKQLYLKSDPEKELIDLKDEYKFFTQQTLEAFSTTLKFYYQYNSFRQDNYVWKDRKSFANLSNTDQREIKKLIDSIPVYVSDLLEEVKSLTGQSLTLSDIVVVSNNQKSIAKFLELLNDKDIFESFIFLQNKKTDVSWLRQKEQEIEKCFSQGEIETSLPDQRLHTILPVIDKARKAQQNIFTRIIWNVFSKNKAEIVKILANNGLKTDSYGLEELSKRIYNKILYKKIIGELNDCSWVSHVPDSINITTFRNWFDNLYKAIKLLKSFNIGGLKKYVSVNSSHDDFISNWKKLIAITNAYQKEQKVWLNHLTISQIERIIQDNTFAEALQINLKKDFDFLKEMDELENTLTSHEKTSLQKLLSQEPEDGTKALEIFKNSLYLEWIDHIENKYPVLKAAATFKLEQLENELISSIDSKLKISKEILLLRAKERTYNAVQYNRLSNRITYRELKHQVSKKKKIWPLRKLIQEFHEELFELIPCWMASPESVSSIFPLDPLFDIVIFDEASQCFAERGIPSMYRGKQIVIAGDEKQLKPADLYQVRFDDETDDHPDAEVESLLHLGQNYLMQVYLQGHYRSKTNALIEFSNHHFYKGRLKMIPDKNDINSNDTAIKFIKLDGLWEKRANMEEASHIVMLVQKLLKEKKSIGVVTFNYTQASLIQDLFDEQTTSGAMALPDDFFVKNIENVQGDERDIIIFSIGYAKDQKGRLAMQFGALNMDGGANRLNVAITRAKEKIYIVSSILPSEMDVSTTKHEGPKLLKAYLQYAHTISEGKAKQNISMPDKNSDIYLSAIVKRLAEKELKNKTITNEFTFSDLLIAENNLYRSLVLTDDNLYFQSVSIKDFHAYLPMTLKNKNWSYLKLNSRQYWSDRNQFKDKIVTHIKHD, encoded by the coding sequence ATGCAGCAAGTTTTAAAATCATATCTTAAAAAGTTAACGAATCTTACCGGTCAGAACAAGTCATTGCTCATGCTCAGGCTTACAGCTTCAGACTTGGATCTGCATGATCTTGATTTTGTTTATCAGAAACCTTCATTTGATATCCTGGGCCAGCTTATTGCCGGAAAGACAGAAATAAATCTATGTGAAATTGCAGATAGCCGTAATGAAAAAATAAACGAAGCCAGCTCCAGACTTAAGAAGATACAAAGGCAAGATGCTTTGGTTTTTGAGGAACGCGGAGCTAAAGATCTTTATGTTGGTTATCCATTTGTAAAAGGGAAATTACTGGATGGAACTTTGGTTAGATGTCCTTTGCTTTTCTTTCCTGTTAATATCCTTCACAATGGATTTACATGGAAGCTTGAATTCAGGAAAGACCTGAACATATCTTTTAACAAAAGTCTACTGCTTGCTTATATACATTTCAATAAAATAGCTCTTAGCGATGAATTGATTGAAGAAGACTTTGATGATTTCAGCAGAGATCCCCTGGCCTTTCGCACAGCATTATATGAATTGCTTAAAGAGAGCCCAATCTCTTTAAACTTCAATCAGGACCTTATGGCTGATAAGCTTACTTCATTCAAAGAATATACAAGAGAGGACTTTGAAGAAAATCATTTTAACGGAGAGTTAAAACTATTTCCGGAAGCTGTTTTGGGAATGTTTCCTCAAGCGGGCTCCTACCTTGTTCCCGATTATGAATGTATTATAGACAGAAATGAATTCAAAGATTTAAATTCATTCTTTGATACAAAGGCTAATGTTTCAGATGAACTACCCGTTTCCAATGGAATAAAAATAAAAATAAAAGAAGAACAAACTTTTACACCTTTCCCGCTTGATGGGTCTCAGGAGAATGCTATCAAGACGGTAAAGTCCGGACGGTCTGTCGTTGTGCAAGGACCTCCGGGTACAGGTAAATCTCAGTTTATATGCAACCTCATCTGCGACTTTATTGCAAGAAGAAAAAAAGTATTGCTTGTTTCTCAGAAACGTGCAGCTCTTGATGTTGTTTATGAAAGACTCAGGCAAACTGGCATAGAGTCTTTTCTATGCCTTGTTCATGATTTTAAAAACGACAGAAAAACAATTTACTCTAAAATTGAATCACAGATTGACAGGCTTGATGAGTATAAAGTAGAAAACAGCAGTCTTGATGCAATGTCTCTTGAACGTAACTTTCTGCAAATAAGCAGAAGGATTGATCAGGTTTCTGAAGAACTGGAGAGTTATAAAAAAGCCCTGTTTGATGAAAAGGAATTTGGCATTTCCGTAAAACAATTATATCTCAAAAGTGATCCTGAAAAAGAATTAATAGATTTAAAGGATGAATACAAGTTCTTTACACAGCAAACTCTTGAGGCATTTTCAACAACATTAAAATTCTATTATCAATACAACTCTTTCAGACAAGATAATTATGTCTGGAAGGATCGGAAATCGTTTGCGAACCTGTCTAATACAGATCAAAGAGAGATTAAAAAACTTATTGATAGTATTCCTGTCTATGTTTCAGACCTGCTTGAAGAGGTTAAATCACTCACAGGACAATCCTTAACACTTTCCGATATAGTTGTGGTTTCAAATAACCAGAAAAGTATAGCCAAATTTCTGGAATTATTAAATGATAAGGACATTTTTGAATCTTTTATTTTTTTACAAAACAAAAAAACAGATGTAAGTTGGCTGAGACAAAAAGAGCAGGAAATTGAAAAATGTTTCTCTCAAGGTGAAATAGAAACCAGCTTACCTGATCAAAGACTTCATACTATCCTTCCAGTTATAGATAAAGCCCGAAAAGCACAACAGAACATCTTTACAAGAATCATCTGGAATGTTTTTTCGAAAAACAAAGCAGAAATAGTAAAAATTCTTGCTAACAATGGATTAAAGACTGACAGTTACGGATTGGAAGAACTATCCAAAAGAATTTATAATAAAATCCTATATAAAAAAATCATTGGCGAACTGAATGACTGTTCATGGGTTTCACATGTACCGGATTCTATCAATATTACGACTTTTAGAAATTGGTTCGACAATCTGTATAAAGCTATAAAGCTCCTGAAGAGCTTTAATATAGGAGGATTAAAAAAATATGTTTCTGTAAATTCTTCTCATGACGACTTCATTAGTAATTGGAAAAAGCTGATAGCAATAACCAATGCATATCAAAAAGAACAGAAAGTATGGTTAAACCACCTTACAATTTCGCAGATCGAAAGAATAATACAAGACAATACTTTTGCTGAAGCCCTGCAAATAAACTTGAAGAAGGATTTCGACTTTCTCAAGGAAATGGATGAACTTGAAAACACGCTCACTTCTCATGAGAAAACTTCTCTTCAAAAGCTTTTATCACAGGAACCTGAAGATGGTACTAAAGCACTTGAAATATTCAAGAATAGTCTTTACCTGGAATGGATAGATCATATAGAGAATAAGTATCCTGTATTAAAGGCAGCAGCCACTTTTAAGCTTGAACAGCTGGAAAATGAACTTATAAGCTCCATTGATTCAAAGTTAAAAATCAGCAAAGAAATACTGCTATTAAGAGCCAAAGAAAGAACATATAATGCAGTACAGTACAACAGATTAAGCAACAGGATAACATACAGAGAGCTTAAACATCAGGTCAGCAAGAAAAAGAAGATCTGGCCGTTGAGAAAACTAATTCAGGAATTTCATGAAGAATTGTTTGAACTGATCCCCTGCTGGATGGCTTCACCGGAATCTGTTTCAAGTATTTTTCCACTTGATCCATTATTTGATATAGTCATCTTTGATGAAGCGTCGCAGTGTTTTGCTGAGCGAGGTATACCTTCAATGTACAGAGGTAAACAGATTGTTATTGCCGGAGATGAAAAGCAGCTCAAGCCAGCAGATCTTTATCAGGTGAGGTTTGATGATGAAACGGATGATCATCCTGATGCAGAAGTTGAATCTCTTTTGCACCTTGGCCAGAATTACCTAATGCAGGTTTATCTCCAAGGACATTACAGAAGTAAAACAAATGCTTTAATTGAATTTTCCAACCATCATTTTTATAAGGGCAGACTAAAAATGATTCCGGATAAAAATGATATAAACAGTAATGATACTGCAATAAAATTCATTAAACTCGATGGTTTGTGGGAGAAACGTGCCAACATGGAAGAAGCATCACATATTGTTATGCTTGTTCAAAAACTGCTGAAAGAAAAGAAAAGCATTGGAGTCGTTACATTCAATTACACACAAGCTTCCTTAATTCAGGATTTATTTGATGAACAAACAACTTCTGGTGCAATGGCATTACCGGATGATTTCTTTGTTAAGAATATTGAAAATGTGCAGGGAGATGAAAGGGACATCATTATCTTTTCGATCGGTTATGCCAAGGACCAGAAAGGCCGACTGGCAATGCAGTTTGGCGCACTGAATATGGACGGAGGTGCCAACAGACTGAATGTTGCTATTACCAGAGCAAAGGAAAAGATTTATATTGTTTCAAGCATTTTGCCCTCTGAAATGGATGTGAGCACCACTAAACATGAAGGGCCTAAGTTACTGAAAGCATATCTGCAATATGCTCATACCATCTCCGAAGGTAAAGCGAAACAGAATATCTCAATGCCTGACAAAAACTCGGATATCTATCTTTCAGCTATAGTCAAGAGGCTGGCCGAGAAAGAGCTTAAGAACAAAACAATTACCAATGAATTTACATTTTCTGATCTTTTAATTGCAGAAAACAATCTATATCGTTCATTAGTATTAACAGATGATAATTTATACTTTCAATCTGTTTCGATAAAAGATTTTCATGCTTATCTGCCGATGACTTTGAAAAATAAAAACTGGAGTTATCTTAAGCTCAACAGCCGTCAGTACTGGTCAGACCGAAATCAATTCAAAGATAAAATAGTAACACACATCAAACATGATTAA
- a CDS encoding AAA family ATPase, whose translation MEAQKSEVALADEFFDTSKKLKAEISKVIIGQEDVVNLVLTAIFCQGHCLLVGVPGLAKTLLINTIASVLDLNFKRIQFTPDLMPSDIVGSETLDNNRNFKFVKGPIFANIILADEINRTPPKTQSALLESMQEFSVTVSGNIYNLEKPFFVLATQNPIEQEGTYPLPEAQLDRFMFNLFLDYPSYQSELSIVKNTTTANRPIANKVLDRNQILAYQDLVRKVPVPDNVIEYAVKLVHKTRAKSEHAPEISKKYLEWGAGPRASQYLVIAAKCNALMHNKYSPDIEDVKAIAPSVLRHRIVRNFKAEADGVSVDEIISKLL comes from the coding sequence ATGGAAGCGCAAAAATCTGAAGTGGCTCTGGCAGATGAATTTTTTGACACGAGTAAAAAGCTTAAAGCTGAAATATCTAAAGTAATTATTGGTCAGGAGGATGTTGTAAATCTTGTTCTCACAGCAATTTTTTGTCAGGGGCACTGTCTTTTAGTTGGTGTACCAGGTCTCGCAAAGACTTTGCTTATCAATACCATTGCTTCGGTACTAGACCTGAATTTTAAACGTATTCAGTTTACTCCCGATTTGATGCCTTCGGATATCGTAGGCTCTGAAACGCTTGATAATAACAGAAACTTTAAGTTTGTAAAAGGACCTATCTTTGCCAATATCATTCTGGCAGATGAAATAAACCGTACTCCTCCTAAAACTCAGTCAGCATTGCTTGAGTCTATGCAAGAGTTTTCTGTAACTGTTTCAGGTAATATATATAATCTGGAGAAGCCGTTTTTTGTGCTTGCAACCCAGAACCCGATAGAGCAGGAGGGGACGTATCCTCTTCCTGAAGCCCAGCTTGACAGGTTTATGTTTAACCTGTTTCTGGACTATCCTTCTTATCAGTCTGAACTATCAATAGTTAAAAATACTACAACGGCAAACCGCCCTATTGCTAACAAAGTTCTGGATAGAAATCAGATTCTTGCTTATCAGGATCTTGTAAGAAAGGTACCGGTACCTGATAATGTGATTGAGTATGCCGTAAAGCTGGTTCATAAAACAAGAGCAAAAAGTGAGCATGCTCCTGAAATAAGTAAAAAATATCTTGAGTGGGGTGCTGGTCCAAGAGCCTCTCAATACCTTGTTATTGCTGCAAAATGCAATGCTTTGATGCATAATAAATATTCTCCGGATATAGAAGATGTTAAGGCTATTGCCCCTTCTGTATTAAGACATAGAATAGTCAGAAACTTTAAAGCGGAGGCAGACGGAGTTTCTGTTGATGAGATTATTTCTAAGTTATTATAG
- a CDS encoding peptidylprolyl isomerase encodes MKSKSSNTIKLFVFFTFILLTLISEYSAAQVLDKIIVKVDNEIIMKSELEMNYLQVLASQENVSDPAKLKCQVLETLIINKLLIAKAEIDSVTVEKAQVDEQLDRRMAYFISQIGSEEKLVAMYNKSIDDLKKELRSQVKEQLIIQKMQDNITKDLKVTPGEVKRFFNEIPKDSLPYFSTEAEIGQIVVIPKISKEKKNETREQLERIKAKILEGGDFCKMAGIFSEDPGSAKNCGELGFFKRGELVPEYEGAALKLKPGELSGIVESEYGFHLIQMIARRGNEFNTRHILIKPTSSSQDMTTAVMFLDSLRTAILNDSISFEKAAKKFSEDKSTNSTGGLFIDQETGSSHIPMEKLDPVTFFLVDTMKVGSITKPIPFNMEDGTEALKIVYYKSKTPPHQANLEDDYQKIQKATLAEKKNNAVNKWFDKNKGEVFIDIDEDFKDCELMITQ; translated from the coding sequence ATGAAATCAAAATCAAGTAACACTATAAAGCTTTTCGTATTTTTTACTTTTATACTTTTAACTCTGATATCTGAATACTCTGCCGCTCAGGTTCTGGATAAAATAATTGTAAAAGTCGATAATGAGATTATAATGAAATCGGAACTTGAGATGAACTATCTTCAGGTTTTGGCAAGTCAGGAAAATGTAAGCGATCCTGCAAAGCTCAAGTGTCAGGTTCTGGAAACCTTAATCATCAATAAACTTCTGATTGCAAAAGCTGAAATAGATTCTGTAACTGTTGAAAAAGCCCAGGTTGATGAACAGCTAGACAGAAGAATGGCATACTTTATCAGTCAGATCGGATCAGAAGAAAAGCTTGTTGCTATGTATAACAAAAGCATTGACGATTTGAAAAAGGAACTGCGTTCACAGGTAAAGGAACAGCTGATTATTCAAAAGATGCAGGATAACATTACCAAGGATTTAAAGGTTACCCCCGGTGAAGTGAAGAGGTTTTTTAATGAAATACCTAAGGATAGCCTTCCTTATTTTTCAACAGAAGCAGAAATCGGACAAATTGTAGTGATCCCTAAAATAAGTAAAGAGAAAAAAAATGAAACCCGGGAGCAATTGGAGCGAATTAAAGCAAAAATTCTGGAAGGTGGAGACTTCTGTAAGATGGCAGGTATTTTCTCTGAAGATCCGGGCTCAGCTAAAAATTGTGGCGAATTAGGTTTCTTTAAAAGAGGAGAACTGGTGCCTGAATATGAAGGAGCTGCTCTGAAACTTAAACCTGGAGAACTTTCAGGAATAGTTGAATCAGAATATGGATTTCACCTGATTCAGATGATAGCAAGGAGAGGTAATGAATTTAATACCAGACATATTCTTATTAAGCCTACTTCCTCTTCACAGGACATGACAACTGCTGTGATGTTTCTGGATAGCTTGAGAACTGCAATCTTAAATGATAGTATTAGTTTTGAAAAAGCTGCAAAGAAGTTTTCAGAAGATAAAAGTACCAATTCAACCGGAGGTCTTTTTATTGACCAGGAAACAGGAAGTTCACATATTCCTATGGAAAAACTTGATCCTGTAACTTTCTTCCTTGTTGACACTATGAAAGTAGGTTCAATTACCAAACCTATTCCCTTCAATATGGAAGATGGGACAGAAGCATTAAAAATAGTTTACTACAAAAGTAAAACACCACCACATCAGGCAAATCTTGAGGACGACTATCAGAAAATCCAGAAAGCTACTCTTGCCGAGAAAAAGAATAATGCAGTCAATAAATGGTTTGATAAAAATAAAGGAGAAGTATTTATTGATATCGATGAAGATTTTAAGGACTGTGAATTGATGATAACCCAGTAA